A DNA window from Setaria viridis chromosome 2, Setaria_viridis_v4.0, whole genome shotgun sequence contains the following coding sequences:
- the LOC117845014 gene encoding D-lactate dehydrogenase [cytochrome], mitochondrial yields MAASLLRLSRPCRALLPLSSLRLPLSTQPQPAPPAPAPSSTTSRRPRFLSFLAAAAAAAAAGGTTVALCDPGVDHRVGGKDSTELIVKGEHRRVPREFIDELASFLGDNLTVDYEERSFHGTPQNSFHKAANVPDVVVFPSSQEEVQKIVMACNKYKIPIVPYGGATSIEGHTLAPHGGVCIDMTLMKKIKSLHIEDMDVVVEPGVGWIELNEYLKPYGLFFPLDPGPGATIGGMCATRCSGSLAVRYGTMRDNVINLQAVLPNGDVVKTGSRARKSAAGYDLARLIIGSEGTLGVITEVTLRLQKLPSHSVVAMCNFKTVKDAADVAIATMLSGIQVSRVELLDEVQIRAINMANGKNLPEVPTLMFEFIGTEAYALEQTLLVQKIANEHHGSDFVFVEEPEAKTELWKIRKEALWAGFAMKPDHEAMITDVCVPLSRLAECISTSKQLLDASPLTCLVIAHAGDGNFHTIILFDPSKDDQRKEAERLNHFMVHTALSMEGTCTGEHGVGTGKMKYLEKELGIESLRTMKRIKAALDPNNIMNPGKLIPPHVCI; encoded by the exons ATGGCTGCCTCCCTCCTCCGGCTCTCCCGCCCCTGCCGcgcgctcctccctctctcctccctccgcctcccgctcTCCACCCAGCCGCAGCCCGCAccgcccgcccctgccccctcctccaccaccagccgccgcccgcgcttcctctccttcctcgccgccgccgccgccgccgctgccgccgggggAACAACCGTCGCCCTCTGTGACCCCGGCGTCGACCACCG CGTCGGGGGCAAGGATAGCACGGAGCTGATCGTGAAAGGAGAGCACCGGCGCGTGCCGCGGGAGTTCATCGACGAGCTCGCGTCCTTCCTCGGG GATAACCTGACGGTGGACTACGAGGAGAGGAGCTTCCATGGCACGCCGCAGAACAGCTTCCACAAGGCAGCCAACGTGCCCGATGTTGTTGTGTTCCCGAG TTCGCAAGAGGAGGTACAAAAGATTGTGATGGCCTGTAACAAGTATAAG ATTCCAATTGTACCATATGGTGGGGCTACCTCTATTGAGGGTCACACACTGGCACCTCATGGTGGTGTTTGCATCGACATGACCTTGATGAAG AAAATAAAATCCCTGCATATTGAGGATATGGATGTGGTTGTTGAACCTGGAGTTGGATGGATAGAGCTGAACGAGTACCTGAAGCCCTATGGCCTCTTTTTCCCTCTTGATCCAGG GCCTGGGGCCACTATTGGAGGCATGTGTGCTACTCGCTGTTCTGGTTCATTAGCTGTGAG GTATGGAACAATGCGGGATAATGTGATTAACCTTCAG GCTGTTTTACCCAATGGTGATGTTGTCAAGACAGGCTCTCGGGCTCGAAAGAGTGCAGCTGG GTATGACCTTGCTCGTTTGATCATTGGAAGTGAAGGAACTTTGGGTGTGATTACAGAAGTGACTTTACGACTTCAAAAGCTTCCATCTCATTCTGTG GTTGCAATGTGCAATTTTAAAACCGTTAAGGATGCTGCCGATGTTGCTATTGCAACAATGCTTTCTGGGATACAG GTTTCAAGAGTGGAATTGTTGGATGAGGTTCAGATAAGGGCAATAAACATGGCAAATGGTAAAAACTTGCCTGAAGTGCCAACCTTGATGTTTGAATTCATAGGGACAG AAGCATATGCACTCGAACAAACTCTCTTGGTTCAGAAAATTGCCAACGAACACCATGGATCggattttgtttttgttgagGAGCCGGAGGCTAAAACAGAATTATGGAAG ATAAGAAAGGAGGCACTTTGGGCTGGTTTTGCTATGAAACCTGATCATGAAGCTATGATAACA GATGTCTGTGTCCCTTTATCCAGACTTGCTGAATGCATATCTACATCAAAGCAACTGCTTgatgcgtcaccattgacttg TCTGGTTATCGCTCATGCTGGTGATGGAAATTTCCACACAATTATCCTGTTTGATCCAAGTAAGGACGACCAACGAAAGGAAGCAGAGAGACTAAACCATTTCATGGTTCATACAGCTCTGTCTATGGAAG GTACATGCACAGGAGAGCACGGTGTGGGTACTGGGAAAATGAAG TACCTAGAGAAGGAACTGGGCATCGAGTCACTCCGGACCATGAAAAGGATAAAGGCGGCGTTGGATCCCAACAACATCATGAATCCGGGGAAGCTGATCCCGCCTCACGTCTGCATATGA